The following coding sequences are from one Macaca nemestrina isolate mMacNem1 chromosome 1, mMacNem.hap1, whole genome shotgun sequence window:
- the LOC105485461 gene encoding tRNA:m(4)X modification enzyme TRM13 homolog isoform X3, producing the protein MATSASSPHATGFPAEGRCGYYVEKKKRFCRMVVAAGKRFCGEHAGAAEEEDARKRILCPLDPKHTVYEDQLAKHLKKCNSREKPKPDFYIQDINAGLKDETEISEQLVPISSLSEEQLEKLIKKLRKASEGLNSTLKDHIMSHPALHDALNDPKNGDSAAKHLKQQASILGNIEKLKLLGPRRCFVEFGAGKGKLSHWVDIALKDAEKVHFILVEKVTTRFKVDGKHRKKNSVFERLQIDIQHLCLNKIPVLREGKLPVVGIGKHLCGMATGFLVLKKRRK; encoded by the exons ATGGCGACCTCCGCGTCGTCGCCGCACGCGACTGGTTTTCCAGCTGAGGGTAGATGCGGTTACTATGTGGAAAAGAAGAAACGGTTCTGCAGGATGGTGGTGGCCGCAGGGAAAAGATTTTGTGGTGAACACGCTGGAGCCGCGGAG GAAGAAGATGCTCGGAAAAGAATCCTGTGTCCTTTAGATCCAAAACA cacAGTATATGAAGATCAACTagcaaagcatttgaaaaaatgtaaTTCAAGAGAGAAACCAAAACCT gaTTTCTATATTCAAGATATTAATGCAGGCTTAAAAGATGAAACAGAAATATCTGAACAATTA gtTCCAATTTCTTCTCTATCTGAAGAGCAGTTGGAAAAGTTAATTAAGAAATTGAGAAAAGCAAGTGAAG GTTTGAATTCTACACTTAAAGATCATATTATGTCCCATCCAGCATTACATGATGCACTTAATGACCCTAAAAATGGTGATTCTGCAGCCAAGCACCTGAAACAGCAG GCTTCTATTTTAGGTAACATTGAAAAATTAAAGTTACTTGGTCCGAGAAGATGCTTTGTTGAGTTTGGAGCGGGAAAGGGAAAATTATCTCATTGGGTTGATATTGCCTTAAAAGATGCTGAAAAAGTTCACTTCATCCTAGTAGAAAAGGTGACCACAAGATTCAAG GTGGatggaaaacacagaaagaaaaattcagtgtTTGAAAGACTTCAAATTGATATTCAACACTTGTGTTTGA ACAAGATTCCTGTGCTAAGAGAAGGAAAACTACCTGTGGTAGGAATTGGAAAGCATCTGTGTGGTATGGCAACAG
- the LOC105485461 gene encoding tRNA:m(4)X modification enzyme TRM13 homolog isoform X2, giving the protein MATSASSPHATGFPAEGRCGYYVEKKKRFCRMVVAAGKRFCGEHAGAAEEEDARKRILCPLDPKHTVYEDQLAKHLKKCNSREKPKPDFYIQDINAGLKDETEISEQLVPISSLSEEQLEKLIKKLRKASEGLNSTLKDHIMSHPALHDALNDPKNGDSAAKHLKQQASILGNIEKLKLLGPRRCFVEFGAGKGKLSHWVDIALKDAEKVHFILVEKVTTRFKVDGKHRKKNSVFERLQIDIQHLCLNKIPVLREGKLPVVGIGKHLCGMATGVIGDIMWAKNISGL; this is encoded by the exons ATGGCGACCTCCGCGTCGTCGCCGCACGCGACTGGTTTTCCAGCTGAGGGTAGATGCGGTTACTATGTGGAAAAGAAGAAACGGTTCTGCAGGATGGTGGTGGCCGCAGGGAAAAGATTTTGTGGTGAACACGCTGGAGCCGCGGAG GAAGAAGATGCTCGGAAAAGAATCCTGTGTCCTTTAGATCCAAAACA cacAGTATATGAAGATCAACTagcaaagcatttgaaaaaatgtaaTTCAAGAGAGAAACCAAAACCT gaTTTCTATATTCAAGATATTAATGCAGGCTTAAAAGATGAAACAGAAATATCTGAACAATTA gtTCCAATTTCTTCTCTATCTGAAGAGCAGTTGGAAAAGTTAATTAAGAAATTGAGAAAAGCAAGTGAAG GTTTGAATTCTACACTTAAAGATCATATTATGTCCCATCCAGCATTACATGATGCACTTAATGACCCTAAAAATGGTGATTCTGCAGCCAAGCACCTGAAACAGCAG GCTTCTATTTTAGGTAACATTGAAAAATTAAAGTTACTTGGTCCGAGAAGATGCTTTGTTGAGTTTGGAGCGGGAAAGGGAAAATTATCTCATTGGGTTGATATTGCCTTAAAAGATGCTGAAAAAGTTCACTTCATCCTAGTAGAAAAGGTGACCACAAGATTCAAG GTGGatggaaaacacagaaagaaaaattcagtgtTTGAAAGACTTCAAATTGATATTCAACACTTGTGTTTGA ACAAGATTCCTGTGCTAAGAGAAGGAAAACTACCTGTGGTAGGAATTGGAAAGCATCTGTGTGGTATGGCAACAG
- the LOC105485461 gene encoding tRNA:m(4)X modification enzyme TRM13 homolog isoform X4 — MATSASSPHATGFPAEGRCGYYVEKKKRFCRMVVAAGKRFCGEHAGAAEEEDARKRILCPLDPKHTVYEDQLAKHLKKCNSREKPKPDFYIQDINAGLKDETEISEQLVPISSLSEEQLEKLIKKLRKASEGLNSTLKDHIMSHPALHDALNDPKNGDSAAKHLKQQASILGNIEKLKLLGPRRCFVEFGAGKGKLSHWVDIALKDAEKVHFILVEKVTTRFKVDGKHRKKNSVFERLQIDIQHLCLNKIPVLREGKLPVVGIGKHLCGMATDEVSLCHPGWSAVAQSRLTATSTSQVQAILLPQPPKLLGLQARATTPG; from the exons ATGGCGACCTCCGCGTCGTCGCCGCACGCGACTGGTTTTCCAGCTGAGGGTAGATGCGGTTACTATGTGGAAAAGAAGAAACGGTTCTGCAGGATGGTGGTGGCCGCAGGGAAAAGATTTTGTGGTGAACACGCTGGAGCCGCGGAG GAAGAAGATGCTCGGAAAAGAATCCTGTGTCCTTTAGATCCAAAACA cacAGTATATGAAGATCAACTagcaaagcatttgaaaaaatgtaaTTCAAGAGAGAAACCAAAACCT gaTTTCTATATTCAAGATATTAATGCAGGCTTAAAAGATGAAACAGAAATATCTGAACAATTA gtTCCAATTTCTTCTCTATCTGAAGAGCAGTTGGAAAAGTTAATTAAGAAATTGAGAAAAGCAAGTGAAG GTTTGAATTCTACACTTAAAGATCATATTATGTCCCATCCAGCATTACATGATGCACTTAATGACCCTAAAAATGGTGATTCTGCAGCCAAGCACCTGAAACAGCAG GCTTCTATTTTAGGTAACATTGAAAAATTAAAGTTACTTGGTCCGAGAAGATGCTTTGTTGAGTTTGGAGCGGGAAAGGGAAAATTATCTCATTGGGTTGATATTGCCTTAAAAGATGCTGAAAAAGTTCACTTCATCCTAGTAGAAAAGGTGACCACAAGATTCAAG GTGGatggaaaacacagaaagaaaaattcagtgtTTGAAAGACTTCAAATTGATATTCAACACTTGTGTTTGA ACAAGATTCCTGTGCTAAGAGAAGGAAAACTACCTGTGGTAGGAATTGGAAAGCATCTGTGTGGTATGGCAACAG atgaagtctcactctgtcacccaggctggagtgcagtggcacaatctcgcctcactgcaacctccacctcccaggttcaagcaattctcctgcctcagcctcccaaactgctgggactacaggctcgtgccaccacgcctggctaa